One window of Phoenix dactylifera cultivar Barhee BC4 chromosome 5, palm_55x_up_171113_PBpolish2nd_filt_p, whole genome shotgun sequence genomic DNA carries:
- the LOC120110905 gene encoding chromatin assembly factor 1 subunit A-A-like yields MEEMKMEREIQREELRRQLEQERREREEEKKEREEEQKQIVHLTSLVTEFLKGKTQTHKSSIHHDGAMYSTGGTNTRYMVEL; encoded by the exons atggaggagatgaagatggagcGTGAGATACAGCGTGAGGAGCTGCGGAGGCAATTGGagcaggagaggagagagcgtgaggaggaaaagaaagagcgaGAGGAAGAACAGAAGCAAATTGTACATCTTACAAGTTTGGTGACAGAGTTCTTAAAGGGAAAGACTCAAACGCACAAGTCATctatccatcatgatggggccatGTATTCAACTGGTGGTACAAATACTCG ATACATGGTGGAGTTATGA